Proteins co-encoded in one Aspergillus fumigatus Af293 chromosome 6, whole genome shotgun sequence genomic window:
- the toxD gene encoding zinc-binding alcohol dehydrogenase family protein, whose translation MSTQKAVVITGPMQADLVTHPIPKLRDDYILIKTVSVALNPTDWKHIDRLVAPGVLVGCDYAGIVEEVGKDVKKPFKKGDRVCGFAHGCNAVQPEDGTFAEYIVAKGDLQIHIPDNLSFQEAATLGVGITTIGQSLYQSLKLNWPTEPIKDAQPLLIYGGSTATGTLGIQFAKLSGYRVLTTCSPRNFNLVKSLGADAVYDYNDPNAAAEIRKATDNKLKYVLDTISLESSAKFCDEALSTEGGEYTALLTTPIKRENVNDRWTVAYTAVGESFTFGDKEIPAKPEDFEFASRFWSLAEKLLAEGKIKPHRPRVCPDGLKGVLNGLQLMREGKVSGEKLVYNVAETP comes from the coding sequence ATGTCCACCCAGAAAGCAGTCGTCATCACCGGTCCCATGCAGGCGGACTTGGTCACTCACCCCATCCCCAAGCTGCGAGATGACTACATCCTCATCAAGACCGTCAGTGTGGCCCTGAACCCCACAGACTGGAAGCACATCGATCGTCTGGTTGCTCCTGGAGTGCTAGTCGGCTGCGACTACGCCGGTATCGTCGAGGAAGTGGGCAAGGACGTCAAGAAGCCCttcaagaagggcgacaGAGTCTGCGGGTTCGCTCACGGATGCAACGCCGTGCAGCCCGAGGACGGCACGTTTGCTGAGTACATCGTCGCCAAGGGCGACCTGCAAATCCACATCCCCGATAATCTGAGCTTCCAGGAGGCCGCCACGCTGGGTGTCGGTATCACCACCATCGGCCAATCGCTCTATCAGTCTCTTAAACTCAATTGGCCAACAGAGCCGATCAAGGACGCTCAGCCTCTCTTGATCTATGGCGGTTCCACCGCCACGGGTACCCTGGGTATCCAGTTCGCCAAGCTGTCCGGGTACCGAGTGCTGACGACCTGCTCGCCGCGCAACTTTAACCTTGTCAAGAGCCTGGGTGCCGATGCAGTGTATGATTACAACGACCCCAACGCCGCTGCGGAGATCCGCAAGGCCACCGACAACAAGCTCAAGTATGTTCTCGACACGATCTCGCTGGAGTCGAGCGCCAAGTTCTGCGACGAGGCGCTGAGCACCGAGGGAGGAGAGTACACTGCTCTTCTGACTACCCCCATTAAGCGCGAGAATGTCAACGATCGCTGGACAGTGGCCTACACTGCCGTAGGTGAAAGTTTCACGTTTGGCGACAAGGAGATCCCTGCGAAGCCGGAAGATTTCGAATTTGCGAGCAGGTTTTGGTCTCTCGCTGAGAAGTTGCTGGCAGAGGGCAAGATCAAGCCGCACCGGCCCAGGGTGTGTCCGGATGGATTAAAGGGTGTGCTGAATGGCCTGCAGCTCATGAGAGAGGGCAAGGTCAGCGGAGAAAAGTTGGTGTACAATGTTGCTGAGACGCCTTGA
- a CDS encoding lysozyme, with amino-acid sequence MMLLDLKQVAAVLLASASLAQAAVQGFDISHYQSNVNFAAAYNSGARFVMIKATESTTYTDPSFSSHYTGATNAGFIRGGYHFAIPNASSGAAQAKYFLAHGGGWSNDGITLPGMLDIEYNPYGATCYGLSASQMVSWISDFVNTYKSSTGRYPMIYTTADWWNTCTGNSKSFTDCPLVLARYSSSVGTIPGGWPYQSFWQNSDSYTYGGDSEIWNGSLDNLKKFAKG; translated from the exons atGATGTTGCTGGATCTAAAGCAGGTTGCGGCCGTCCTCCTGGCTTCGGCCTCCCTGGCCCAGGCCGCCGTTCAAGGCTTCGACATCTCCCACTACCAGTCCAACGTCAACTTTGCGGCGGCGTATAACTCCGGTGCTCGCTTCGTCATGATCAAG GCCACCGAAAGCACCACCTACACCGACCCTTCGTTCTCCAGTCATTACACTGGTGCCACCAATGCTGGTTTCATTCGCGGTGGCTACCACTTCGCCATCCCTAACGCCAGCAGCGGCGCCGCTCAGGCCAAGTACTTCCTTGCTCACGGAGGAGGCTGGTCAAACGACGGCATCACCCTCCCCGGCATGCTGGACATCGAGTACAACCCCTATGGCGCCACATGCTACGGACTTAGCGCCTCCCAGATGGTGTCTTGGATTTCGGATTTCGTCAACACCTACAAGAGCAGCACCGGTCGCTATCCGATGATCTATACCACCGCTGACTGGTGGAACACCTGCACGGGCAACAGCAAATCTTTCACCGACTGTCCTCTTGTCCTAGCCAGGTACTCGAGCTCTGTGGGCACCATTCCGGGCGGATGGCCGTATCAGTCGTTCTGGCAGAACTCTGATAGCTATACCTATGGTGGCGACTCGGAGATCTGGAATGGCAGCTTAGATAACCTCAAGAAGTTCGCCAAGGGTTAG